Within Mycobacterium heckeshornense, the genomic segment CACAGGAATCCGAGATGTCGATGTCGATCCGCGACGAGGACACCGGCCTTGAATATGCTGGCGCGCTTGGCATCCGGGGAATTTTCGCGTCCTGGCAGTGCCTTCGGCCCAGTTATCTGCACATGCTCGCCGAAATCGTCCGTTTCCACCGTGCCGCGACCAGGCTGCTGCGTCAGGGCGCCGACGACGACCTCGAAACCCTTGGCAGCTTTTTAGACCGACACGGTTTCTCCGGGTATTTCGTCGACCACTTCGTCACACCGTTGGTGGCGGGCGTGTGGTCCTGTGGCGGCGGCGACGCGTTGCGCTATCCAGCGCGGTATCTGTTCGTCTTCCTGGCCAACCACGGGATGCTGTCGGTGTTCGGTTCACCACGATGGCGCACCGTCAGCGGCGGCTCGGCAACCTACGTGGCGGCCGTCGCCGCGCGGCTCGACGAGGTCGCCACCGGGACGCCCGTGCATTGGTTGCGCCGGCTGCCCACCGGGGTAGAGGTGCAGGCCGGCGACGCCGCACCGCGGTTCTTCGATGCGGCCGTCGTCGCGGTCCATCCCGACCAGGCGCTGCTGCTGCTCGACGACCCCTCGCCGTACGAGCGCGCGGTTCTCGGGGCGATCCGCTACTCCCCCAACCGTGCCCTGCTGCACACCGACGAGTCGCTGCTGCCCCGTCACCGCCACGCCCGCGCGTCATGGAACTACCTGATCACGTCTGCCAGCGACCAGGTGCTGATCACCTACGACGTCAGCAGACTCATGCGGATCTGTGGCAGGCGAAGGTTTTTGGTGACCCTCGGCGGCCATGACCGGGTCGATCCACGATCGGTGCTCGCCGAGATGATCTACGCCCATCCACTGTATACACCGGAATCTGTTGCGGCTCAGCGGATGTTGCCGACCATCGATGACGACCGCGTGGTATTCGCGGGTGCCTATCACGGCTGGGGGTTCCACGAGGACGGGGCAGCGTCGGGGCTCCGCGCGGCCCGGCGCCTCGGCGTGGACTGGCCGGCGCCTGCCGCACCGAAAGAGGTCGTCGCATGTTGACACCTGCGATCTATCGGACCACCATCACCCACAGCCGGCAGGCCCCGGTGCGCCACTGCTTTCGGTACCGCAGCTATAGCTGGTATGTCGACATCGATGATCTGCCGCGGCTGCCGTGGTGGCTGAGCCCCTTCGCACGGTTCGAGCCGCGCGACCACCTCGTCGGCCAATCCGGTGATTCGTTGCGCGACAGGGTATATGCGTTCCTCGCCGACCACGACATCACGCCGCCCGCTGGGCCCGTCACTGCACTGCTGCAGGCACGGGTGCTGGGTTACGTCTTCAACCCGCTGTCGCTGTTCTGGTGCCACGACCGCGGCGGCACCGTGCGCCGCGTGATCGCGGAGGTGCATAACACCTACGGCGATCGCCACGCCTACCTGTTGCCGCCCGCCGAATCACCGGTGCCAGTCGCGAAGACGTTCTATGTCTCACCGTTCAATCCGGTGGATGGCTACTACACGGTGCGTGCGCCCAGGCCCGGCAGCCACCTGCGGATCATGGTGTCGTATCACCGCGACAACCAGCCGGCTTTCGTTGCGACACTGAGCGGCAAGCAATTACCGGCCACGGTGTGGCAGGTGCTGCGAATGCAGATCGTGGCGCCGCTGGCGCCGATGGTGGTGACATTGCGTATCCGGGTGCAGGGAATCAAGTTGTGGTTACGACGAGTTCGCGTGGTGCCGCGATGAACGTCGCCGTCAGCAGCCCACGACCGTCGGCAATCGATGCCCGACGCTGGCCGGCGGTGGCGAAAGTGCCGTCGGGTCCTGTCGCCGCAGCGTGCGGGGTGGTCGCCGAGTGGTTGCTGCGCCGGGCCGCCGCGGAGCTGCCACTGCGGGTCGCCTACCCTGACGGCACCGTCCTTGGCGCGGGCGACGCGACCTCACCGACGTTGGTGATCACCCGGCCGGACCGTTTCGCGCGCCGGGTCGGCCGCTACGGACTCATCGGCTTCGGCGAGTCCTACATGGCAGGCGAATGGGATTGCGACGACCTCTGCGGGCTGCTGACGGTCTTCGCGACCGCGGTGTCAGACCTCGTGCCGTCCCCGCTGCAATCGTTGCGGCCGATCGCCCACGCCGTCCAACCTCGTCCCCGACGCAACAACAGGGGTCAGGCTCGGCGCAACGTGGCCGCGCACTACGACCTGTCCAACGAGTTGTTCGCGGCGTTTCTCGACGAAACCATGACGTACTCGTGCGCGTTGTTTAGCGACCTGCCGGCGTCGTGGTCCGACCTGCCCGAGGCGCAGCGGCGCAAGATTGACCGGCTGCTTGACGCCGCCGGAGTGCGTAACGGCAGTCGCGTGCTTGAGATCGGGACCGGGTGGGGCGAGCTGTGCATCCGCGCGGCCGCTCGAGGAGCGCACGTCCGGTCAGTGACCTTGTCGGCCCAGCAACAGCGGCTTGCCAGCCAACGGGTCTGCGCCGCGGGACTGTCGAGGCAGGTGCACATCGATCTGTGCGACTACCGCGACGTGACAGGCAGCTATGACGCTGTGGTGTCGGCTGAGATGATCGAAGCCATCGGGTACCGCTGGTGGCCGCACTTTTTCCGGGCTTTGGAGCGGCTGGTGAAACCGGGCGGCCGGGTAGCGATTCAAACGATCACCATGCCACATGCCCGGATGATGGCCACCCGCAAGACGCACACCTGGATGCAGAAATACATTTTCCCCGGCGGCCTGATTCCTTCAGCCGAGGCAATTCTGGGAATCGCCGCGCGCCACACCACTTTACGCCCTGTTGACCTTCTGCCGATGCGGCCGCATTACGCCGAGACACTGCGGTTGTGGCGGGAAAAGTTCAGCCAGAGACGAGACCGATTGGCAGGCTCAGGTTTCGACGATGTCTTTGCCCGTATGTGGGAGTTGTATCTGGCATATTCGGAGGCGGGCTTTCGGTCGGGTTACCTCAACGTCTATCAGTGGACGTTCGTGCGAGAGCACAGGCCATGAACTTCGCAGTGGTCTCCGGGGTGTCGGCAGCGGTGCTCGCCGTGCTGCACGCGGCGACCTTCTGCATCGGCCGCCGACTCGGGCGCTACAACGTGGTAGACGTGGCCTGGGGCGCAGGCTTCGGTGCGGTGGCCGTCACCGCGGCCGTGCTCGGCCGAGGTGACGTGCTGCGTCGATACCTGCTGTTGGGACTGGTCGGCCTCTGGGCGCTGCGGTTGAGCTGGCACGTATACCGAAAAACGGCCGGGCACGGTGAAGATCCCCGTTATGCCGACCTGCTGCGGGGTGCCACCGTGAGCCAGGTAATACGCAAAGTGTTTGTCGCCCAGGCCTGCGCGACATGGTTTGTCTCATTGCCGCTGCAATTGTCGGCAGTCACCGGTCCCACGCCCAGACGGCTGCTCGCCATCCCGGCGATCGGTCTGGTGGTGTGGGCCGTCGGCGTCACCGTCGAGGCCGTGGCCGACCGGCAGCTGCAGGCGTTCAAATCCGATCCCGCGCACCGCGGCCAGGTGATGGACCGGGGTCTGTGGGCGTGGACGCGCCACCCCAACTACTTCGGCGATGCCTGCGTGTGGTGGGGGCTGTGGCTGGTAACGATCACCGGGTGCACTGCGCTGGTCACGCTGCCCTCACCACTGCTCATGACCTATTTTCTGGTCTACGCGACCGGTGGCCGACGCACCGAGAAGTACATGCGGGGCCGCCCGGGCTTCGACGAATACCAG encodes:
- a CDS encoding NAD(P)/FAD-dependent oxidoreductase; translated protein: MRRRFDAPARSVAVIGSGVAGLTAAYVLSRRDRVTLYEADARLGGHAHTHFVDRGDGEPVAVDSAFLVHNDRTYPTLCRLFDELGVTTQESEMSMSIRDEDTGLEYAGALGIRGIFASWQCLRPSYLHMLAEIVRFHRAATRLLRQGADDDLETLGSFLDRHGFSGYFVDHFVTPLVAGVWSCGGGDALRYPARYLFVFLANHGMLSVFGSPRWRTVSGGSATYVAAVAARLDEVATGTPVHWLRRLPTGVEVQAGDAAPRFFDAAVVAVHPDQALLLLDDPSPYERAVLGAIRYSPNRALLHTDESLLPRHRHARASWNYLITSASDQVLITYDVSRLMRICGRRRFLVTLGGHDRVDPRSVLAEMIYAHPLYTPESVAAQRMLPTIDDDRVVFAGAYHGWGFHEDGAASGLRAARRLGVDWPAPAAPKEVVAC
- a CDS encoding DUF1365 domain-containing protein; this encodes MLTPAIYRTTITHSRQAPVRHCFRYRSYSWYVDIDDLPRLPWWLSPFARFEPRDHLVGQSGDSLRDRVYAFLADHDITPPAGPVTALLQARVLGYVFNPLSLFWCHDRGGTVRRVIAEVHNTYGDRHAYLLPPAESPVPVAKTFYVSPFNPVDGYYTVRAPRPGSHLRIMVSYHRDNQPAFVATLSGKQLPATVWQVLRMQIVAPLAPMVVTLRIRVQGIKLWLRRVRVVPR
- a CDS encoding class I SAM-dependent methyltransferase; translation: MNVAVSSPRPSAIDARRWPAVAKVPSGPVAAACGVVAEWLLRRAAAELPLRVAYPDGTVLGAGDATSPTLVITRPDRFARRVGRYGLIGFGESYMAGEWDCDDLCGLLTVFATAVSDLVPSPLQSLRPIAHAVQPRPRRNNRGQARRNVAAHYDLSNELFAAFLDETMTYSCALFSDLPASWSDLPEAQRRKIDRLLDAAGVRNGSRVLEIGTGWGELCIRAAARGAHVRSVTLSAQQQRLASQRVCAAGLSRQVHIDLCDYRDVTGSYDAVVSAEMIEAIGYRWWPHFFRALERLVKPGGRVAIQTITMPHARMMATRKTHTWMQKYIFPGGLIPSAEAILGIAARHTTLRPVDLLPMRPHYAETLRLWREKFSQRRDRLAGSGFDDVFARMWELYLAYSEAGFRSGYLNVYQWTFVREHRP
- a CDS encoding DUF1295 domain-containing protein → MNFAVVSGVSAAVLAVLHAATFCIGRRLGRYNVVDVAWGAGFGAVAVTAAVLGRGDVLRRYLLLGLVGLWALRLSWHVYRKTAGHGEDPRYADLLRGATVSQVIRKVFVAQACATWFVSLPLQLSAVTGPTPRRLLAIPAIGLVVWAVGVTVEAVADRQLQAFKSDPAHRGQVMDRGLWAWTRHPNYFGDACVWWGLWLVTITGCTALVTLPSPLLMTYFLVYATGGRRTEKYMRGRPGFDEYQARTSFFVPWPPRSARR